Proteins from a single region of Streptomyces spectabilis:
- a CDS encoding RDD family protein, whose amino-acid sequence MSTEPPPYPTGPDPDDNDPFKKQPPPPGSGAGSPYDTPPPGAGGPGGGAPPPPPYGGDPYGGQDPLSGMPPLADSGKRVLARIIDMVLVGIVVWALSWLFGTHEYDLDPDKVDAGKSFGQSLLAAVLYIAYDSYFISKSGQTLGKKWLGMRVANLNDGATPTLQSALARAAVLWVPFAFCCACVWTAICGGWSFFDKPYKQGLHDKAAKTVVVSTG is encoded by the coding sequence ATGAGCACCGAACCGCCGCCCTACCCGACCGGACCGGACCCCGACGACAACGATCCGTTCAAGAAGCAGCCGCCCCCGCCGGGCAGCGGCGCGGGGTCCCCCTACGACACCCCGCCGCCGGGCGCCGGAGGCCCGGGCGGCGGCGCCCCGCCCCCGCCGCCCTACGGCGGCGACCCCTACGGCGGCCAGGACCCGCTCTCGGGCATGCCCCCGCTGGCGGACAGCGGCAAGCGCGTCCTCGCCCGCATCATCGACATGGTCCTCGTCGGCATCGTCGTCTGGGCGCTCTCGTGGCTCTTCGGCACGCACGAGTACGACCTGGACCCGGACAAGGTGGACGCGGGCAAGTCGTTCGGCCAGTCGCTGCTCGCCGCCGTGCTGTACATCGCGTACGACAGTTACTTCATCTCCAAGTCCGGCCAGACGCTGGGGAAGAAGTGGCTGGGCATGCGGGTGGCGAACCTCAACGACGGGGCCACGCCCACCCTCCAGTCGGCGCTCGCCCGCGCCGCGGTCCTCTGGGTGCCGTTCGCGTTCTGCTGCGCGTGCGTCTGGACGGCGATCTGCGGCGGCTGGAGCTTCTTCGACAAGCCGTACAAACAGGGCCTGCACGACAAGGCGGCCAAGACCGTGGTGGTCAGCACGGGCTGA
- the clpS gene encoding ATP-dependent Clp protease adapter ClpS, whose translation MGQVSSAAPAEITRPDADEETFAVPEPDVPWITLVHNDPVNLMSYVTYVFQTYFGYSKDKATKLMLDVHHKGRAVVSAGSREEMERDVQAMHGYGLWATLQQDRK comes from the coding sequence ATGGGACAAGTGAGTAGCGCGGCTCCTGCAGAGATCACCCGCCCGGACGCGGACGAAGAGACCTTCGCCGTCCCCGAACCCGACGTCCCCTGGATCACCCTGGTGCACAACGACCCGGTGAATCTCATGAGCTACGTGACGTATGTCTTCCAGACGTACTTCGGGTACTCCAAGGACAAGGCGACCAAGCTCATGCTCGACGTCCACCACAAGGGCCGCGCCGTCGTCTCCGCGGGATCCCGCGAGGAGATGGAGCGCGACGTGCAGGCGATGCACGGGTACGGACTGTGGGCGACCCTCCAGCAGGACCGGAAGTAG
- a CDS encoding amino acid permease: MTSVQVEEHGDGHVGNEAVAGADASGENEGYQRGLGARQIQMIAIGGAIGTGLFLGAGKAIHKAGPSLILAYAIAGLVIFFIMRALGELLMYRPVSGSFSEYAREFVGPFFGFVTGWTYWLFWVVTGITEVTAAAQYMQYWTHGSVPQWAYALIFTVILYGANLISVKLFGELEFWFSMVKVTAIIGMILICAGILTIGFSDAGDTASVSHLWDNGGFFPNGIGNTLMTLQIVMFAFLAVELVGVTAGESKDPKKTLPKAINTVPWRIAVFYVGALIMILSVVPWTHFQPGVSPFVAAFEKMGLGIGAAIVNFVVLTAALSSCNSGMYSTGRMLRDLALNGQGPKFFTKLTKNGLPLVGTTASAALMLVGVWINYQWPGEAFNYVVSFATISGMWAWIMILVSQINYRRKADRGIVPQSTFRAPGAPYTSWFALAFIGMVIVMMGIDKDARISLYCAPIWAAILCVSYLVLKSRNPEAAAFKKREHGAAAATPVTKD; encoded by the coding sequence ATGACCTCAGTGCAGGTCGAAGAACACGGCGACGGGCACGTCGGCAACGAGGCCGTGGCGGGCGCGGACGCGTCCGGCGAGAACGAGGGCTATCAGCGCGGGCTCGGTGCCCGGCAGATCCAGATGATCGCGATCGGCGGTGCCATCGGCACCGGCCTGTTCCTCGGCGCGGGCAAGGCCATCCACAAGGCCGGTCCGAGCCTCATCCTGGCGTACGCCATCGCGGGCCTCGTCATCTTCTTCATCATGCGCGCGCTCGGCGAGCTCCTGATGTACCGGCCCGTGTCGGGCTCGTTCTCGGAGTACGCCCGCGAGTTCGTCGGCCCCTTCTTCGGGTTCGTGACCGGTTGGACGTACTGGCTCTTCTGGGTCGTCACCGGCATCACCGAAGTCACGGCGGCCGCCCAGTACATGCAGTACTGGACACACGGCTCCGTTCCACAATGGGCCTACGCGCTGATCTTCACCGTCATCCTGTACGGCGCCAACCTCATCTCCGTGAAGCTCTTCGGTGAGCTGGAGTTCTGGTTCTCGATGGTCAAGGTCACGGCCATCATCGGCATGATCCTGATCTGTGCCGGCATCCTCACCATCGGCTTCTCCGACGCCGGTGACACCGCGTCCGTCTCGCACCTGTGGGACAACGGCGGCTTCTTCCCCAACGGCATCGGCAACACGCTGATGACCCTCCAGATCGTGATGTTCGCCTTCCTCGCCGTGGAGCTGGTCGGCGTCACCGCGGGTGAGTCCAAGGACCCGAAGAAGACCCTGCCCAAGGCGATCAACACCGTGCCGTGGCGCATCGCCGTCTTCTACGTCGGCGCCCTGATCATGATCCTCTCGGTCGTGCCGTGGACGCACTTCCAGCCCGGTGTCTCCCCGTTCGTCGCGGCCTTCGAGAAGATGGGCCTCGGCATCGGCGCCGCGATCGTGAACTTCGTGGTCCTGACGGCCGCGCTCTCCTCCTGCAACTCGGGCATGTACTCCACCGGCCGCATGCTGCGCGACCTCGCGCTCAACGGCCAGGGCCCGAAGTTCTTCACCAAGCTCACCAAGAACGGCCTGCCGCTCGTCGGCACCACCGCCTCCGCCGCGCTCATGCTCGTCGGCGTGTGGATCAACTACCAGTGGCCGGGCGAGGCGTTCAACTACGTCGTCTCCTTCGCCACGATCTCCGGCATGTGGGCCTGGATCATGATCCTGGTCTCCCAGATCAACTACCGCCGCAAGGCCGACCGCGGCATCGTCCCGCAGTCCACCTTCCGCGCCCCGGGCGCCCCGTACACGAGCTGGTTCGCGCTCGCCTTCATCGGCATGGTCATCGTGATGATGGGCATCGACAAGGACGCGCGGATCTCCCTGTACTGCGCCCCGATCTGGGCCGCCATCCTGTGTGTGTCCTACCTGGTCCTCAAGAGCCGCAACCCTGAGGCTGCGGCCTTCAAGAAGCGTGAGCATGGCGCCGCTGCCGCGACGCCTGTCACCAAGGACTGA
- a CDS encoding DUF2017 domain-containing protein, protein MPGHFEPIPGGGAAVALDEVEISIIRSLAVQLLELIGPGDEPAGDDGDLFAELFAPGPSEPPADPVLKRLLPDAYGGPGSEGASEAQAAELRSYSAEFRRFTENDLRARKREDALAVIRCLDALTVAGEGGAVLKLSVDDSRRWLGALNDLRLAIGTRLEVTDEEDTDILYRLPDSDPRKPMVMAYLWLGGLQETLVDTLTG, encoded by the coding sequence ATGCCAGGACACTTCGAACCGATCCCGGGGGGCGGCGCGGCCGTCGCGCTCGACGAGGTCGAGATCTCCATCATCCGCTCCCTCGCCGTGCAGCTCCTGGAGCTGATCGGCCCCGGCGACGAGCCCGCGGGCGACGACGGCGACCTCTTCGCCGAGCTGTTCGCGCCGGGCCCGAGCGAGCCGCCCGCCGACCCGGTGCTCAAGCGGCTGCTCCCGGACGCGTACGGCGGCCCCGGCAGCGAGGGCGCCTCCGAGGCGCAGGCCGCCGAACTGCGTTCGTACTCCGCGGAGTTCCGCCGCTTCACCGAGAACGACCTGCGGGCGCGCAAGCGGGAGGACGCCCTCGCGGTGATCCGCTGCCTGGACGCGCTGACCGTCGCGGGCGAGGGCGGCGCCGTCCTGAAGCTGTCCGTCGACGACTCGCGCCGCTGGCTCGGCGCGCTCAACGACCTGCGGCTCGCGATCGGCACCCGCCTGGAGGTGACCGACGAGGAGGACACCGACATCCTCTACCGCCTTCCGGACTCCGACCCGCGCAAGCCGATGGTGATGGCGTACCTCTGGCTGGGAGGCCTCCAGGAGACCTTGGTCGACACCCTGACCGGGTGA
- a CDS encoding immune inhibitor A domain-containing protein: MRLKRRTFRAAAAAVAVAAATATFSAYGVAAADDGAKAPSAKDGQAVDRRDPADAKTGVDHDLDGPFSKQQAQQRRAALEQVVSGEAEVEKRGGSNVVKLDDKKYVELGREKTDKIFTILVEFGDKVDDTTLYDPDGPDGPQQPVKKYGGEPGPQHNKIAKPDRAKDNSTAWQADYNRKHFQDLYFGKGKDSKGKTKHSLKTYYEKTSSGRYSVEGTVSDWVKVDYNEARYGSNYCGDTNCANVWDAVRDGVTAWEKDQKAKGRTDAQIKADLAKYDKWDRYDFDNDGNFNEPDGYIDHFQIVHAGEDESAGGGAEGTNALWAHRWYAYGDDAGKTGPGNNKSGGTQIGKSGIWVGDYTMQPENGGLGVFAHEYGHDLGLPDLYDTTGPGAAGENSVGFWSLMSAGSWLGTAKDAIGDLPGDMTAWDKYQLGWLNYAKAKAATKSTHKLGVAEYNTRNKQALLVKLPKKSVTTTVVKPTEGANQWWSGQDDDLRNTLTRSVDLTGKSKAELSLDGWWDIERNYDYLYAEVSTDGGASFTPVDGTADGKQITRDGGDKPALTGSSTKYQKLVYPLDAYAGKKIDVRFRYATDGGTSLKGFTADQVTLTADGAKLFTDGAENGDNGWKVKGFSRIGESFTKKYDQYYLAENRQYVSYDKTLKAGPYNFGFASRPDWVEHYPYQTGLLVWQWDTSQKDNNVSKHHGKGLILPVDAHAKPLKWKDGSLLRNKIQPYDAPFSKYRTDAFTLHNADVALKLKSRAGVSAFDDHKGTYWYPENPTGSVKVTDTNTKIQIVKQPKDGSSITVRVGPSVR, from the coding sequence GTGAGACTCAAGAGACGGACGTTCCGTGCGGCGGCTGCCGCGGTCGCGGTGGCCGCGGCCACCGCGACGTTCTCGGCATACGGGGTGGCGGCTGCCGACGACGGCGCGAAGGCGCCCTCGGCCAAGGACGGGCAGGCCGTTGACCGCCGCGACCCGGCGGACGCCAAGACGGGCGTCGACCACGACCTGGACGGGCCCTTCAGCAAGCAGCAGGCCCAGCAGCGCAGGGCGGCCCTCGAACAGGTCGTGTCGGGCGAGGCCGAGGTCGAGAAGCGCGGCGGATCCAACGTCGTCAAGCTCGACGACAAGAAGTACGTCGAGCTGGGTCGCGAGAAGACCGACAAGATCTTCACGATCCTGGTGGAGTTCGGGGACAAGGTGGACGACACCACCCTGTACGACCCGGACGGTCCCGACGGCCCCCAGCAGCCGGTCAAGAAGTACGGCGGCGAGCCCGGCCCGCAGCACAACAAGATAGCCAAGCCGGACCGTGCGAAGGACAACAGCACGGCCTGGCAAGCCGATTACAACCGCAAGCACTTCCAGGACCTGTACTTCGGCAAGGGCAAGGACAGCAAGGGCAAGACCAAGCACTCGCTGAAGACGTACTACGAGAAGACCTCCTCCGGGCGCTACTCCGTCGAGGGCACGGTCTCCGACTGGGTCAAGGTCGACTACAACGAGGCCCGTTACGGCTCGAACTACTGCGGCGACACCAACTGCGCCAACGTCTGGGACGCGGTGCGCGACGGCGTCACGGCCTGGGAGAAGGACCAGAAGGCCAAGGGCCGCACGGACGCCCAGATCAAGGCGGACCTCGCGAAGTACGACAAGTGGGACCGCTACGACTTCGACAACGACGGCAACTTCAACGAGCCCGACGGCTACATCGACCACTTCCAGATCGTCCACGCCGGTGAGGACGAGTCCGCGGGCGGCGGCGCCGAGGGCACGAACGCCCTGTGGGCGCACCGCTGGTACGCCTACGGCGACGACGCGGGCAAGACGGGCCCCGGCAACAACAAGTCGGGCGGCACCCAGATCGGCAAGTCCGGCATCTGGGTCGGCGACTACACCATGCAGCCGGAGAACGGCGGCCTCGGCGTCTTCGCCCACGAGTACGGCCACGACCTCGGCCTGCCGGACCTGTACGACACCACGGGCCCGGGCGCGGCCGGTGAGAACTCCGTCGGCTTCTGGTCGCTGATGTCGGCCGGCTCCTGGCTCGGCACCGCCAAGGACGCGATCGGCGACCTGCCCGGCGACATGACCGCCTGGGACAAGTACCAGCTGGGCTGGCTCAACTACGCCAAGGCGAAGGCCGCGACGAAGTCCACGCACAAGCTGGGCGTCGCCGAGTACAACACCCGCAACAAGCAGGCGCTGCTCGTCAAGCTGCCCAAGAAGTCGGTCACCACGACGGTCGTGAAGCCCACCGAGGGCGCCAACCAGTGGTGGAGCGGCCAGGACGACGACCTCAGGAACACCCTGACCCGGTCCGTCGACCTCACCGGCAAGTCCAAGGCCGAGCTGTCCCTGGACGGCTGGTGGGACATCGAGCGGAACTACGACTACCTCTACGCCGAGGTCTCGACGGACGGCGGCGCCTCCTTCACGCCGGTCGACGGCACCGCCGACGGCAAGCAGATCACCCGTGACGGCGGCGACAAGCCCGCGCTCACCGGCTCGTCGACGAAGTACCAGAAGCTCGTCTACCCGCTCGACGCCTACGCGGGCAAGAAGATCGACGTCCGCTTCCGCTACGCCACGGACGGCGGCACCTCGCTCAAGGGCTTCACCGCCGACCAGGTCACGCTGACCGCGGACGGCGCCAAGCTGTTCACCGACGGTGCCGAGAACGGCGACAACGGCTGGAAGGTGAAGGGCTTCTCGCGCATCGGCGAGTCCTTCACGAAGAAGTACGACCAGTACTACCTCGCCGAGAACCGCCAGTACGTGTCGTACGACAAGACCCTCAAGGCCGGTCCGTACAACTTCGGTTTCGCCTCGCGCCCCGACTGGGTGGAGCACTACCCGTACCAGACCGGCCTGTTGGTCTGGCAGTGGGACACCTCCCAGAAGGACAACAACGTCAGCAAGCACCACGGCAAGGGTCTGATCCTGCCGGTGGACGCGCACGCCAAGCCGCTGAAGTGGAAGGACGGCTCGCTCCTGCGGAACAAGATCCAGCCGTACGACGCGCCGTTCTCGAAGTACCGCACCGACGCCTTCACGCTCCACAACGCGGACGTCGCGCTGAAGCTGAAGTCGCGCGCGGGCGTCTCGGCCTTCGACGACCACAAGGGCACCTACTGGTACCCGGAGAACCCCACGGGCAGCGTCAAGGTCACTGACACCAACACCAAGATCCAGATCGTGAAGCAGCCGAAGGACGGCTCCTCGATCACGGTCCGGGTGGGCCCCTCCGTGCGATAG
- a CDS encoding Mov34/MPN/PAD-1 family protein codes for MLTITQALRDEIVAHARKDHPDEACGVVAGPAGTDRPERFVPMLNAARSPTFYEFDSSDLLKLYRDLDDRDEEPVVIYHSHTATEAYPSRTDISYANEPGAHYVLVSTADADDAGPFQFRSFRIVDGEVTEEDVQVVQAY; via the coding sequence ATGCTGACCATCACCCAGGCCCTGCGCGACGAGATCGTCGCGCACGCGCGCAAGGACCACCCCGACGAGGCGTGCGGCGTCGTCGCGGGCCCGGCGGGCACGGACCGCCCCGAGCGGTTCGTGCCGATGCTGAACGCGGCCCGCTCGCCCACGTTCTACGAGTTCGACTCGTCGGACCTGCTCAAGCTCTACCGCGACCTGGACGACCGCGACGAGGAGCCCGTCGTGATCTACCACTCGCACACGGCCACGGAGGCCTACCCCTCCCGCACGGACATCTCGTACGCGAACGAGCCCGGCGCCCACTACGTCCTGGTGTCCACCGCCGACGCCGACGACGCGGGCCCCTTCCAGTTCCGCTCGTTCCGCATCGTGGACGGGGAGGTCACCGAGGAGGACGTCCAGGTCGTACAGGCATACTGA
- a CDS encoding nicotinate phosphoribosyltransferase: protein MNSGEHDLGLPVDVPSTALFTDHYELTMLQGTLKSGAAHRRSVFEVFTRRLPEGRRYGVVAGTGRVLDAVENFRFDADVLSFLRERGVVDEPTLQWLASYRFSGDVWGYPEGEVYFPGSPILRVEGSFAECVLLETVILSILNHDSAIAAAASRMASAAGGRPLIEMGARRTHELAAVAASRAAYVGGFTTTSDLAAGFRYGIPTVGTSAHAFTLVHDSERDAFRAQVDSLGRGTTLLVDTYDVGEAVRMAVEIAGPDLGAVRIDSGDLLLVAHRVRQQLDELGATDTRIVVTSDLDEYAIASLAAAPVDAYGVGTQLVTGSGHPTCSMVYKLVARARSADPKAPLEPVAKKSLGAKSSLGGRKWAARRPDAQGAAEAEVVGTGPVPADLVDHQLHVELIKGGEVLAREPLDTVRDRHAAARASLPLSATQLSRGEAVIPTEFV from the coding sequence ATGAACTCTGGGGAGCATGATCTGGGGCTTCCGGTCGACGTGCCGTCGACTGCGCTCTTCACGGATCACTACGAGTTGACGATGCTGCAGGGCACCCTCAAGTCCGGTGCCGCGCACCGCCGCTCGGTCTTCGAGGTGTTCACGCGCCGCCTGCCCGAGGGCCGCCGCTACGGAGTGGTCGCCGGGACCGGCCGGGTCCTGGACGCCGTCGAGAACTTCCGCTTCGACGCGGACGTCCTCTCCTTCCTGCGCGAGCGCGGCGTCGTCGACGAGCCGACGCTCCAGTGGCTCGCCTCCTACCGCTTCAGCGGGGACGTGTGGGGCTATCCGGAGGGCGAGGTGTACTTCCCCGGCTCCCCGATCCTGCGGGTCGAGGGCAGCTTCGCGGAGTGCGTGCTCCTGGAGACCGTGATCCTCTCGATCCTCAACCACGACTCGGCCATCGCGGCGGCCGCGTCCCGGATGGCCTCCGCGGCGGGCGGGCGGCCGCTGATCGAGATGGGCGCGCGCCGCACCCACGAGCTGGCCGCCGTCGCGGCCTCCCGGGCCGCCTACGTGGGCGGCTTCACCACCACCTCGGACCTCGCCGCCGGGTTCCGCTACGGCATCCCGACCGTCGGCACCTCCGCACACGCCTTCACCCTCGTCCACGACAGCGAGCGCGACGCCTTCCGCGCCCAGGTGGACTCCCTCGGCCGCGGCACGACGCTGCTCGTCGACACCTACGACGTCGGCGAGGCCGTCCGCATGGCCGTCGAGATCGCGGGCCCGGACCTCGGCGCCGTCCGCATCGACTCCGGCGACCTCCTCCTGGTCGCGCACCGGGTGCGGCAGCAGCTGGACGAGCTCGGGGCCACCGACACCCGGATCGTCGTCACCTCCGATTTGGACGAGTACGCCATCGCCTCGCTCGCGGCGGCGCCCGTGGACGCGTACGGCGTGGGCACCCAGCTCGTCACCGGGTCCGGGCACCCCACCTGCTCCATGGTCTACAAGCTGGTCGCCCGCGCCCGCTCCGCCGATCCGAAGGCGCCCCTCGAACCGGTCGCGAAGAAGTCGCTCGGCGCCAAGTCGTCCCTGGGCGGCCGCAAGTGGGCCGCGCGCCGCCCCGACGCCCAGGGGGCCGCCGAGGCCGAGGTCGTCGGCACCGGCCCGGTGCCCGCGGACCTCGTCGACCACCAGCTGCACGTCGAGCTCATCAAGGGCGGCGAGGTGCTCGCCCGTGAGCCCCTGGACACCGTCCGCGACCGGCACGCGGCGGCGCGGGCCTCGCTGCCGCTGTCGGCCACCCAGCTGTCGCGGGGCGAGGCCGTCATCCCCACGGAGTTCGTGTGA
- a CDS encoding isochorismatase family protein has translation MRRALIVVDVQNDFCEGGSLAVAGGADVAAAITDLIGQSPACYRHVVATRDHHIAPGDHFSAEPDYVDSWPPHCVAGTEGVGFHPNFAPAVASGAVDAVFSKGERSAAYSGFEGTDENGMPLARWLRERQVREVDVVGIATDHCVRATALDAAREGFRTHVLLDLTAGVAEATTERALEELRAAGVELTGKPVV, from the coding sequence ATGCGCCGCGCCCTGATCGTCGTAGACGTACAGAACGACTTCTGCGAGGGGGGCAGCCTCGCGGTGGCGGGCGGCGCGGACGTGGCCGCCGCCATCACCGACCTCATCGGCCAGAGCCCGGCCTGCTACCGCCACGTCGTGGCCACCCGTGACCACCACATCGCCCCGGGCGACCACTTCTCCGCCGAGCCCGACTACGTCGACTCCTGGCCGCCGCACTGCGTGGCCGGGACCGAGGGCGTCGGCTTCCACCCGAACTTCGCGCCCGCCGTGGCCTCCGGGGCCGTCGACGCCGTCTTCTCCAAGGGGGAGCGCTCGGCGGCGTACTCCGGCTTCGAGGGGACCGACGAGAACGGGATGCCGCTGGCGCGGTGGCTGCGGGAGCGGCAGGTGCGGGAGGTGGACGTGGTGGGGATCGCCACGGACCACTGCGTGCGGGCCACCGCGCTCGATGCCGCGCGGGAGGGCTTCCGGACCCACGTCCTGCTGGACCTCACCGCCGGGGTCGCCGAGGCCACCACGGAACGGGCCCTGGAGGAGCTCCGCGCCGCGGGCGTCGAGCTGACGGGCAAGCCGGTGGTGTAG
- a CDS encoding ABC transporter substrate-binding protein: MRIRVLLVAAATLLPLTACSSSSGDDDPAGKPKAAGFPYTVTNCGVKTTYQAPPERAVPMNQHATEVLLELGLKDRIAGTAYLDDKVLPAYEKAYKALPVLAKEYPSYEKLLAANPDFVYGGYASAFAAGQGRSREALAKSGVKSRLNIEGCAKKPVTMDDVYREVRETGATFGVRDRAEKWVRAAEAELAGAAKRAKGAKAPSVFVYDSGDKTAFTAGGKGIGNDIIERAGGRNVMADLDKPFGDASWETVVDRRPDVVLIYDYGAMTVAQKKKRLLDDPALKDVPAIKNKRFAVLPLSDVVLGVRAPGAVKKLSEQLR, from the coding sequence ATGCGCATCCGCGTGCTGCTCGTCGCCGCGGCGACCCTGCTCCCGCTCACGGCCTGCTCGTCGTCGTCCGGCGACGACGACCCGGCCGGGAAGCCCAAGGCGGCCGGATTCCCGTACACCGTCACCAACTGCGGTGTGAAGACGACGTACCAGGCGCCCCCCGAGCGCGCCGTCCCCATGAACCAGCACGCCACGGAAGTCCTCCTGGAACTGGGCCTCAAGGACCGCATCGCCGGGACCGCCTACCTCGACGACAAGGTGCTCCCCGCCTACGAGAAGGCCTACAAGGCCCTGCCGGTGCTCGCCAAGGAGTACCCCTCGTACGAGAAGCTCCTCGCCGCGAACCCCGACTTCGTCTACGGCGGCTACGCGAGCGCCTTCGCCGCGGGCCAGGGCCGCTCCCGCGAGGCCCTCGCCAAGTCCGGCGTCAAGAGCCGTCTGAACATCGAGGGCTGCGCCAAGAAGCCCGTCACCATGGACGACGTCTACCGCGAGGTGCGCGAGACCGGTGCCACCTTCGGCGTCCGCGACCGCGCCGAGAAGTGGGTGCGCGCGGCCGAGGCCGAGCTGGCCGGCGCCGCGAAGAGGGCCAAGGGCGCCAAGGCCCCGTCGGTCTTCGTCTACGACAGCGGCGACAAGACCGCCTTCACCGCGGGCGGCAAGGGCATCGGCAACGACATCATCGAGCGCGCGGGCGGCCGCAACGTGATGGCCGACCTCGACAAGCCCTTCGGCGACGCCTCCTGGGAGACGGTGGTCGACCGCCGCCCCGACGTCGTCCTCATCTACGACTACGGCGCGATGACCGTGGCCCAGAAGAAGAAGCGCCTCCTCGACGACCCCGCCCTCAAGGACGTCCCCGCCATCAAGAACAAGCGCTTCGCGGTCCTTCCCCTGTCGGACGTGGTCCTCGGCGTACGCGCACCAGGGGCGGTGAAGAAGCTCTCGGAGCAGCTGCGGTGA
- a CDS encoding RDD family protein — protein MSAPTPAPGDDRPREGYYPDPSIPGYVRYWNGAAWVPGTSRPAPSDGEPLPAPPRSATAAVPAPAPPVEETGPVFFDEEPEGVAQSEEAGPDAGPEPSSAWGADAARQSGLGGEQDKRVSWGAPGQRDPRLPVEAEARPEAAAPGAAQGTAHRVPAQPRPEDAAQPPGVKQGAPLSPSGEGTVTFRRPTGPVKPGGPGTSGPDGGTEGTMSIRALRPKPAPGSAASAAPSAPAAPSVPSPSVPSAPSVPQQGGAAGSGGVVTSGPGGGSASWAQQVHQLAQPPAAAPQGDVPVVPWKPVATDPFAAAAQAQAEARPAALGKRLVARLIDTVVLAAVTAGAALPLGTRAADHIDSKIDAAKLSGEKVTVWLLDGTTAGYLGIVLGVLLLFGVLYEAVPTAKWGRTLGKKLCGIEVRSIEGNGAPSFGAALRRWLVYAVPGILAVGVVGVLWCLVDRPWRQCWHDKAAKTFVAS, from the coding sequence ATGAGCGCCCCAACCCCGGCCCCCGGCGACGACAGGCCCCGCGAGGGCTACTACCCCGATCCGTCCATCCCCGGGTACGTCCGGTACTGGAACGGCGCCGCCTGGGTGCCCGGCACGAGCCGTCCTGCGCCGTCCGACGGCGAACCCCTGCCCGCGCCGCCGCGCTCGGCGACGGCCGCGGTGCCCGCGCCCGCCCCGCCGGTCGAGGAGACCGGGCCCGTCTTCTTCGACGAGGAGCCGGAGGGCGTCGCCCAGTCCGAGGAGGCGGGACCCGACGCGGGGCCCGAGCCCTCGTCGGCCTGGGGCGCGGACGCCGCCCGGCAGAGCGGGCTCGGCGGCGAGCAGGACAAGCGGGTGTCGTGGGGCGCGCCCGGGCAGCGCGACCCCAGGCTGCCGGTCGAGGCCGAGGCGCGCCCCGAAGCGGCCGCGCCGGGCGCCGCCCAGGGCACCGCGCACCGCGTGCCCGCGCAGCCGCGGCCCGAGGACGCGGCGCAGCCCCCCGGCGTCAAGCAGGGCGCCCCGCTGTCCCCCTCCGGCGAGGGAACGGTCACCTTCCGGCGCCCCACCGGACCGGTGAAGCCCGGGGGCCCCGGCACGTCAGGGCCGGACGGCGGCACCGAGGGCACGATGTCGATCAGGGCCCTGCGCCCCAAGCCGGCGCCGGGGTCCGCCGCGTCCGCTGCGCCTTCTGCGCCCGCCGCGCCTTCTGTGCCTTCGCCTTCTGTGCCTTCTGCGCCTTCCGTGCCGCAGCAGGGCGGTGCCGCCGGAAGCGGGGGAGTCGTGACCTCCGGGCCCGGCGGCGGCTCCGCCTCCTGGGCCCAGCAGGTGCACCAGCTCGCGCAGCCGCCCGCCGCCGCCCCGCAGGGCGACGTACCGGTCGTGCCGTGGAAGCCGGTGGCCACCGACCCGTTCGCGGCGGCGGCCCAGGCGCAGGCCGAGGCGCGGCCCGCCGCGCTCGGCAAGCGGCTCGTGGCACGGCTCATCGACACCGTCGTCCTCGCCGCGGTCACCGCGGGCGCCGCGCTGCCCCTCGGCACCCGGGCCGCGGACCACATCGACAGCAAGATCGACGCGGCGAAGCTGTCCGGCGAGAAGGTCACCGTCTGGCTGCTCGACGGCACCACGGCGGGCTACCTGGGGATCGTCCTCGGGGTGCTGCTGCTGTTCGGCGTCCTGTACGAGGCGGTGCCGACGGCCAAGTGGGGCCGCACGCTCGGCAAGAAGCTGTGCGGCATCGAGGTGCGGAGCATCGAGGGGAACGGGGCGCCGTCCTTCGGGGCGGCCCTGCGGCGCTGGCTCGTGTACGCCGTGCCCGGGATCCTGGCGGTGGGCGTGGTCGGGGTGCTGTGGTGCCTGGTCGACCGGCCGTGGCGGCAGTGCTGGCACGACAAGGCCGCGAAGACCTTCGTGGCGTCCTGA